A genomic region of Alkalispirillum mobile contains the following coding sequences:
- a CDS encoding DMT family transporter, with translation MVSGLSRQARGMLIAGAGVLALSFDALLVRLAGVGPWEVAVWRGVFIALSLALVAGWMGGWGKALRAPRLPLLGAGIMFGLNGLLFVLAIMHTAVANVVIILSAAPLFAAACTRLFLREGVAAHTWVAMVVAVVAVGAVFAGSLDGDGLAGDLFALGAAMVLGGNFTLLRRFPQVPRLPTVSLGGVVTALLALPFAAPWGLGADSYAVLALMGLVQMPLALGLLATATRYITSPEVSLFMLVEMVLAPVWVAAWLGEWPTPQTLAAGALLLVTLAAHSALALRAVPGRPPSAGGV, from the coding sequence ATGGTAAGCGGTCTGTCACGGCAGGCCCGGGGCATGTTGATCGCCGGCGCCGGGGTGCTGGCGCTGAGCTTCGATGCCCTGCTGGTGCGGCTGGCGGGGGTGGGCCCCTGGGAGGTGGCCGTCTGGCGTGGGGTGTTCATCGCCCTGTCGCTGGCCCTGGTGGCCGGTTGGATGGGCGGCTGGGGCAAGGCGCTGCGCGCACCCCGGCTGCCGCTGCTGGGCGCCGGCATCATGTTCGGGCTGAATGGCCTGCTGTTTGTCCTGGCCATCATGCACACCGCTGTCGCCAACGTGGTGATAATCCTCAGTGCGGCCCCCTTGTTTGCGGCTGCCTGTACCCGGCTGTTCCTGCGCGAAGGGGTGGCCGCGCACACCTGGGTGGCGATGGTGGTGGCGGTGGTCGCCGTCGGCGCCGTTTTCGCCGGTTCGCTGGACGGGGATGGCCTGGCGGGGGATCTCTTCGCCCTGGGGGCGGCCATGGTGCTGGGGGGCAACTTCACGCTGCTGCGCCGGTTCCCGCAGGTACCGCGGCTGCCCACGGTCTCCCTCGGCGGGGTAGTCACTGCACTACTGGCACTGCCCTTTGCCGCCCCCTGGGGGCTGGGGGCCGACAGTTACGCGGTACTGGCGCTGATGGGCCTGGTGCAGATGCCGCTCGCGCTGGGGCTGCTGGCCACGGCGACGCGCTATATCACCTCGCCGGAGGTCAGCCTGTTCATGCTGGTGGAAATGGTGCTGGCGCCGGTCTGGGTGGCCGCCTGGCTGGGGGAGTGGCCCACCCCGCAAACCCTGGCCGCCGGGGCGTTGCTGCTGGTCACCCTGGCAGCCCATAGTGCCCTGGCACTGCGTGCTGTCCCCGGTCGGCCGCCGTCGGCCGGCGGGGTGTAG